The Streptomyces durmitorensis genome contains the following window.
ATTCATCTCCCGCGAGTTCCTTGGGGAGTGAGCACAGGTCGTTGTACCAGGCGGAGAAATCCTGCGTGGCGAGCGCTGCCCGCCGATATGCCGGATGCTTCCGCACGTCCCGCGGCAGTTCGTGGCGCGCCGTGGGTTCGAGCAGGTCGATCCACGCCCAGTGGGCGAAGGTCAGCCTTCGCAACTCAATGTAGGCCTCGACCGTCGGTACCGTCCCGGTCCTGCGGTTCCTGAACTCCAGGTCGTACGCCTCGATCACGCTGTGGAAGTGCCTGGCGAACCGGGCGTTCCAGCTGGCCCCGAGGTGCGAGTACAGCCGCAGGACGCAGTCCGCGAATCCCGCGACCAGAGGGTCGCGGTGGCGCAGTTGCTGCCGGGGCGCACGGAGCGTCTCGTGGAGTCCGCGGCACAGCCGGCGCCACTGCGCCGCCCTGCCGTGCACGGAGTCGCGGTCGTGCCGGTCGTCCCAGGCGAAGAACCAACTGCTGAGGTCGGCTATCGCGCTGAGCAACTCATCGGGGGCGCCAATGTAGTAGCCGGCGACCAGGTCGGTGTAGCACAGACTGTCGGCGTACCGCTCGACCTTGTCCGCGGGCATCAGCCGCATTTCGCGCAGCCATGTCCTGGACTTCTCCTGAAGCTCCGGCCAATACGGATGCAGTCGTCGTGGAAAATCTGCCTCGATCACCGGGAGCGCCAGCGCCGGTGGCACGGATACCGCCGGTGTCTGTGGCTGTGTCGGTGAAGTGCCATATGAATATGCAGGCACGGACTAGCCCCTCTCAGCCGCCTGGGGACGCGCGCCCCTCCCGCCGTACCAGGCGCGCGCCGTTGTGTATCCCCGCGCTTTCCATTCAGCACCACAACTGACCGTTCAGGGAACAGATTTGCGCCATTCACTACCCCCCAGTGCCGAGAAAATCCACTTACGTGACCGAATCTGGATCATCAGAAGCCTGTTTTGCTCGTACAGCTGACCGGTTCATGCGAACGGCCCCTGGCCGGGAAGGAGTTCCCGGCCAGGGGCCGCAGGTGGCTCGCGGTGCGCGCGTGCCTGGAGTCGACTCAGTCGTGTCGACTCAGTCGTTCGGCACGACGGGGTAGCGCGGTGTGCCCTCTTCCATCTGCCGCAGCGCGTCCTTGCGGTCACGCTTGGACAGGCGGTCGATGTAGAGGTAGCCGTACAGGTGGTCCGTCTCGTGCTGGAGGCAGCGCGAGAAGTAGCCGGTGCCCCGCACCTTGATGGGGTTGCCCTTCTCGTCCTGCCCGGTCACCTCGGCGTAGTCCGGGCGGGCCAGCTCGGCGTAGGCCGTGGGCACGGAGAGGCAGCCCTCGTTCGACTCGTCCAGCTGGCGGCGGTCGGCGGGGACCTCGCGCAGCACGGGGTTGCAGACCGCGCCGACGTGGCGGCGGCCCTCGTCGTCCATGCAGTCGTAGACGAAGACCTTCAGGTCGACGCCGATCTGGTTGGCGGCCAGGCCCACGCCCTCGGCGGTCCGCTGGCTGGCGAACATGTCGGCGACGAGCTGCGCGAGCTCGTCGTCGAAGGCGGTGACGTCCTTGCACTCCTTGTGCAGCACAGGGTTGCCGACGACCGTGATGGGCCGGGACGTGCCGCGCTCGCGGTGGGCCGTCTCCCGCTCCTCGCAGTCCTCCGTATCGATGACGAAGCCCTCGTCGTCTACGGGGAGGACCCCGCCCGAGGCCTGCTGCTCAGTGTCCTGCGCCATTGTCCGACGTACGCCTTCCTGGGAACCCACAAGAGATAGTGCCGGTACAGCCTACGGCCAGGAGTCAGCAGACCTCTTCCAGATCCCGCCAGTCACGGGAGTCCGGACTGTCCGCGACCCAGCCGTCGAGCAGCCCGCGCACCAGTGCCGCGGGCGCCGCGATGCCGCACTCGCGCTCGGGCACCCACAGGGCGCCGGGGCTGCGGTGGCCGAGCGGTCCGGGGTGGCCCGGTTCGCTGTGGTCGTGCGGGTCCAGGTGCTCGCCGTCGCCCTCGTCGCTCGGCATACGGCTCTCGGAGCACATGCGGCACAGCAGCCGTACGGACGACGACCAGTCCTCGGCGGCGAAGCCCGCGTCGGCGGCGAGCTTCTCCAGGGCGTCCCGGTCGTCCTCGGTGGCGGCCTCCAGGAGAACCACCCAGGTGGGGACCGGTGAGGGCGCCCACAGCTCGATCTCGTCGAAGACGGGATACGAGTCCCCGGCCCCCGTCGTCCGCTCGCCGTGCGGAACGCCGTCGTGCAGCACGGCCTCGCCCCAGCGGCGCCCGGAGGAGGGCAGCGGAATGGAGAGCACCTCGATGCGGGCGGGGTCGAGCCTGCGCCCCCACACGACCTCGGCCTCCCCCTCGGGCGAGAGCCGCACGGCGGCGCTGCCCAGGTCCATGCCGGTGGGCTCCCCGGAGGCGGCCACCCCGCCCGGCACCTTCAGGCCGTACGCCTGCCAGGCGCGCCGGGCAAGCGGCCAGTCCTGAAGGGCGGTGGCGGCGATCCCCACGTTCCACCAGTCGGGGGCGCCCTGCGACCGGTCGAGCAGCGCGACGGCCCGCAGGCCCGCGGCCCGCGCCTGCTCCCAGTCGTGCCGGAACTTGTGGAGCAGCGCGAGGTTGAACCAGGACTCCGAGAGCCACGGCTCCAGATCCGCCGCGCGGGTCAGCAGAGCGCCCGCGTCCTCGTACCGCCCGTCGCCGATCAGCGTGAAGGCGCGGTCGGTGGCCTGCCGCCATGAGGCGGAGGGCCGGTGCCGTCCCTTGCCGAAGATCCTCACGATTCCCGCCTGCCGGTACTTGAGTCCTGCGTTCCGATGTGCCCTGAGGGCCCTCTTTGCATCCAACCACGTACGGTCGGACGGCCG
Protein-coding sequences here:
- the cyc1 gene encoding epi-isozizaene synthase: MPAYSYGTSPTQPQTPAVSVPPALALPVIEADFPRRLHPYWPELQEKSRTWLREMRLMPADKVERYADSLCYTDLVAGYYIGAPDELLSAIADLSSWFFAWDDRHDRDSVHGRAAQWRRLCRGLHETLRAPRQQLRHRDPLVAGFADCVLRLYSHLGASWNARFARHFHSVIEAYDLEFRNRRTGTVPTVEAYIELRRLTFAHWAWIDLLEPTARHELPRDVRKHPAYRRAALATQDFSAWYNDLCSLPKELAGDELHNLGISLIQHEGLSLEEAVAEVHRRVTGCISDFLVAEKEVRCLAGKLDDGSARGRELSGAVESCVFNMRNWFSSVYWFHHESGRYRVDSWDDRSIPPYVSDAGMSDLAETELVGEE
- the def gene encoding peptide deformylase; protein product: MAQDTEQQASGGVLPVDDEGFVIDTEDCEERETAHRERGTSRPITVVGNPVLHKECKDVTAFDDELAQLVADMFASQRTAEGVGLAANQIGVDLKVFVYDCMDDEGRRHVGAVCNPVLREVPADRRQLDESNEGCLSVPTAYAELARPDYAEVTGQDEKGNPIKVRGTGYFSRCLQHETDHLYGYLYIDRLSKRDRKDALRQMEEGTPRYPVVPND
- a CDS encoding tetratricopeptide repeat protein: MRIFGKGRHRPSASWRQATDRAFTLIGDGRYEDAGALLTRAADLEPWLSESWFNLALLHKFRHDWEQARAAGLRAVALLDRSQGAPDWWNVGIAATALQDWPLARRAWQAYGLKVPGGVAASGEPTGMDLGSAAVRLSPEGEAEVVWGRRLDPARIEVLSIPLPSSGRRWGEAVLHDGVPHGERTTGAGDSYPVFDEIELWAPSPVPTWVVLLEAATEDDRDALEKLAADAGFAAEDWSSSVRLLCRMCSESRMPSDEGDGEHLDPHDHSEPGHPGPLGHRSPGALWVPERECGIAAPAALVRGLLDGWVADSPDSRDWRDLEEVC